In Perca fluviatilis chromosome 3, GENO_Pfluv_1.0, whole genome shotgun sequence, the following proteins share a genomic window:
- the LOC120555630 gene encoding granule associated Rac and RHOG effector protein 1-like isoform X1 — protein sequence MYCCSAQESKMDYKRRFLLGGSKQKVQQHQQYQMPELSRSLSASLASSCSASSPMGTGVGMPGSCHPPPSGTTTTAVADIQQGISKYLDALNVFCRASAFLTDLFSSVFRNSHYSKAAMQLKDVQEHVMEAASRLTAAIKPEIAKMLMELSAGAANFKDQNDFSLQDVEVLGRCFLTVMQVHFQFLSQALQKVQPVAQSCLAEALAQAQERCTNARSQSSDLRPLTELEEASRSWKGAAQAMARLRERGRDGCLAGIQVQQLFCSNNTTIPEHQLKELNMKIDNALQAYKAALESLGHSEYALKAGFHLNPKAVEVALQSCCSEAEAQQAGRMQTTSQPIQCELPTIPVQIGSHFLKGVSFNESAAENLKLKTHTMLQLIKEALGQNGVTPRDDSPVTEVLNQVCPSSWRGACKTAVQLLFAQAGLVVVDTAQIENKEAYAPQITLEGSKVVVQVPSTWCLKEDPATMSLLQRSLDPEKTLGLVDVLYTAVFDINRWKERKEQALPTIQMQLQRESPDYSGQADLPLGTSSKTSSGLPKTISKLTSKFTKKVSSSSNSGGSYSIPSTPSRSMLTTSSSEDKAKSLGHSDGRLQSILQMSSLSCTPDSTQQSQLPNGLVSEDQGMNLPTDQEMQDVIDFLSGFNMGKSQQASPLVKRRNSVASANPADLKPPSGPPPTSQSISHSALQPQAQTLPQPPPSVQKQQSQPQPPPPQQQQQQPPPQQPSPQALQYYQHLLQPISQQQPPPPQQTPPQVLSQQRVASKWLGTSGQQPQPQGPPAGLSPLGPIGQWGSPGLPDLSSDLYSLGLVSTYMDSVMSEMLGQKPQGPRNNTWPNRDQSEGVFGVLGDTLPFDPAVGSDPEFARYVAGVSQAMQQKRQVQHIRRPSNPRSNWPMPEEQHRTWSHPEYYSEGEAVNSSWSANQGDSASSSDETSSANGDSLFSMFSGPDLVAAVKQRRKHSCGEPEVCTLPSPPLHHMCDDNQDSKTKTWPPKAPWQHSTHTNTMPNPSSSLYQMNIPPSSQWSDSMQILQSPVWSTASECSPSPGISSGFPFTQQQQQQQQQQHKPMTKGFKSFPLKHEHRPSYLHQY from the exons ATGTATTGTTGTAGTGCGCAGGAAAGTAAAATGGACTACAAGCGTCGCTTTTTGCTCGGCGGGTCCAAGCAGAAAGTGCAACAGCACCAGCAGTACCAGATGCCTGAGCTGAGCCGGTCCTTGAGCGCCTCCCTGGCCTCCTCTTGCTCTGCCTCTTCGCCCATGGGCACCGGGGTTGGCATGCCCGGCAGCTGCCACCCACCTCCTTCCGGCACCACCACCACCGCAGTTGCAGACATCCAGCAAGGCATCTCCAAATATTTGGACGCCCTCAATGTGTTCTGCCGGGCCAGCGCCTTCCTCACAGACCTGTTCAGCAGTGTGTTCAGGAACTCTCACTATTCCAAAGCAGCTATGCAACTGAAGGACGTGCAGGAACACGTTATGGAGGCGGCCAGCAGGCTGACTGCAGCAATAAAGCCTGAAATCGCCAAGATGTTGATGGAGCTGAGTGCTGGGGCCGCCAACTTCAAAGACCAGAACGACTTCAGCCTGCAGGATGTTGAG GTGCTGGGTCGGTGCTTCCTCACGGTGATGCAGGTCCATTTCCAGTTTCTATCACAGGCTTTGCAGAAAGTCCAGCCCGTGGCCCAGTCCTGCCTGGCAGAGGCTCTTGCCCAGGCCCAGGAGCGTTGCACCAACGCCCGCTCCCAAAGCTCCGACCTCAGGCCCCTCACAGAGCTGGAGGAAGCCTCCCGCTCATGGAAAGGTGCAGCTCAG GCCATGGCGAGGCTGAGAGAGAGGGGCCGGGACGGCTGCCTGGCAGGCATCCAGGTTCAGCAGCTCTTCTGCTCCAACAACACCACCATCCCTGAGCACCAGCTGAAAGAGCTCAACATGAAGATTGACAATGCTTTACAG GCCTACAAAGCTGCACTAGAAAGCCTTGGCCATAGTGAGTACGCACTGAAGGCTGGCTTTCATCTTAACCCCAAAGCTGTAGAGGTGGCCTTACAG agcTGCTGCAGTGAGGCGGAGGCCCAGCAGGCGGGCAGGATGCAGACCACCTCCCAGCCAATCCAGTGCGAGCTGCCCACGATTCCTGTACAGATCGGCTCACATTTCCTCAAAGGAGTGTCCTTTAACGAGTCCGCGGCTGAAAACCTTAAACTGAAAACG CACACAATGCTGCAGCTCATAAAGGAGGCACTGGGCCAGAACGGAGTGACCCCCAGGGACGACTCTCCCGTCACCGAGGTCCTCAACCAAGTGTGCCCATCCAGTTGGAGAGGAGCCTGCAAGACAGCTGTCCAGCTGCTGTTTGCACAGGCTGGTCTG gtggtTGTTGATACAGCTCAGATTGAGAACAAGGAGGCCTATGCTCCCCAAATCACTCTTGAGGGTTCCAAAGTGGTGGTCCAGGTTCCCTCTACATG GTGTCTGAAGGAGGACCCAGCCACTATGTCCTTGCTCCAGCGGAGCTTGGATCCGGAGAAGACACTTGGTCTAGTAGACGTGCTCTACACAGCAGTGTTTGACATCAAcaggtggaaggagagaaa AGAGCAAGCCTTGCCCACTATTCAGATGCAGCTCCAGCGGGAGAGCCCAGACTATAGCGGCCAGGCAGACCTGCCTCTAGGCACCAGCTCCAAGACTTCCAGTGGATTGCCCAAAACGATATCCAAGCTGACTTCCAAGTTCACCAAGAAGGTCTCGTCCAGCTCAAATAGTGGGGGCAGTTACTCCATCCCTAGCACCCCGTCTCGCAGCATGCTAACAACCAGTAGCTCTGAGGATAAGGCCAAGAGCCTGGGTCACAGCGACGGGAGGCTACAGAGCATCTTGCAGATGAGCAGCCTGTCCTGCACCCCTGACTCTACCCAGCAAAGCCAGCTGCCCAACGGCTTGGTGTCCGAGGACCAGGGGATGAACCTGCCGACTGACCAAGAGATGCAGGATGTCATCGACTTTCTCTCAGGATTCAACATGGGAAAATCCCAGCAGGCTTCGCCCCTGGTCAAGAGGAGGAACTCCGTGGCATCTGCAAACCCCGCTGACCTGAAGCCCCCGAGTGGACCTCCGCCAACCTCCCAGTCTATCTCTCACAGTGCCCTACAGCCCCAAGCTCAGACCCTGCCCCAGCCTCCACCATCAGTGCAGAAGCAGCAGTCACAACCACAGCCACCTCCTccacagcaacagcagcagcagccccctCCTCAGCAGCCCTCCCCACAGGCCCTGCAGTACTACCAGCACCTCCTTCAGCCCATCAGTCAGCAGCAGCCACCTCCTCCTCAGCAGACCCCACCTCAGGTCCTTTCACAGCAAAGAGTGGCAAGCAAGTGGCTTGGCACCTCCGGGCAACAGCCTCAACCGCAAGGCCCCCCGGCAGGACTGTCACCCCTGGGTCCAATCGGGCAGTGGGGCTCTCCTGGACTGCCGGATCTGAGCTCGGATCTGTACAGTCTGGGCCTGGTCAGCACCTACAtggacagtgtcatgtcagaaATGTTGGGTCAGAAGCCGCAGGGGCCCCGCAACAACACTTGGCCCAACAGGGACCAGAGTGAAGGAGTGTTTGGAGTCCTGGGAGACACGCTGCCCTTCGACCCAGCAG TTGGCTCTGACCCGGAGTTTGCTCGTTACGTTGCTGGCGTCAGTCAGGCCATGCAACAGAAACGGCAGGTGCAGCACATCCGTCGCCCTAGCAACCCGCGCAGCAACTGGCCAATGCCCGAAGAGCAGCACAGGACCTGGTCCCACCCAGAGTACTACAGTGAGGG GGAGGCCGTAAACAGCAGCTGGTCAGCCAATCAGGGCGACTCGGCCAGCTCCAGCGACGAGACGTCTTCGGCCAACGGTGACAGTCTGTTCTCCATGTTTTCTGGGCCGGACCTCGTAGCGGCAGTTAAACAAAGGCG AAAACACAGCTGTGGTGAGCCGGAGGTGTGCACCCTGCCCTCACCACCACTCCATCACATGTGTGATGATAACCAG GACAGCAAAACTAAAACCTGGCCTCCCAAAGCGCCGTGGCAGCACtccacccacacaaacaccatGCCCAATCCCAGCTCTTCCTTGTACCAGATGAACATCCCCCCTTCCTCCCAGTGGAGCGACTCCATGCAGATCCTGCAGTCTCCTGTGTGGTCCACGGCCAGCGAGTGCTCCCCTTCCCCCGGCATCTCCTCTGGTTTTCCCTtcacccagcagcagcagcagcagcaacaacagcaacacaaacCCATGACCAAGGGCTTTAAATCTTTCCCCCTCAAACATGAGCACAGGCCCTCCTACCTTCACCAGTACTGA
- the ss18l2 gene encoding SS18-like protein 2, with translation MSIVFVPKKLRGKAKINQETIQRLLDENDQLIRCITEYMQKGRAVECVQYQQILHRNIVYLATIADASPDSTLPASNSTFNETSTPTGNGHGGT, from the exons ATGTCGATTGTTTTTGTGCCAAAGAAACTCCGAGGAAAGGCGAAAATTAACCAAGAAACAATACAGAGG TTGCTGGATGAAAACGACCAGTTAATACGATGCATCACCGAGTACATGCAGAAAGGACGAGCAGTGGAATGTGTACA ATACCAACAGATCCTGCACCGCAACATCGTATATTTGGCAACCATAGCTGATGCCAGCCCAGACAGCACGCTGCCCGCCTCAAAT TCTACATTTAATGAAACCTCAACACCAACTGGGAATGGGCATGGAGGGACATGA
- the LOC120555630 gene encoding granule associated Rac and RHOG effector protein 1-like isoform X2, which yields MDYKRRFLLGGSKQKVQQHQQYQMPELSRSLSASLASSCSASSPMGTGVGMPGSCHPPPSGTTTTAVADIQQGISKYLDALNVFCRASAFLTDLFSSVFRNSHYSKAAMQLKDVQEHVMEAASRLTAAIKPEIAKMLMELSAGAANFKDQNDFSLQDVEVLGRCFLTVMQVHFQFLSQALQKVQPVAQSCLAEALAQAQERCTNARSQSSDLRPLTELEEASRSWKGAAQAMARLRERGRDGCLAGIQVQQLFCSNNTTIPEHQLKELNMKIDNALQAYKAALESLGHSEYALKAGFHLNPKAVEVALQSCCSEAEAQQAGRMQTTSQPIQCELPTIPVQIGSHFLKGVSFNESAAENLKLKTHTMLQLIKEALGQNGVTPRDDSPVTEVLNQVCPSSWRGACKTAVQLLFAQAGLVVVDTAQIENKEAYAPQITLEGSKVVVQVPSTWCLKEDPATMSLLQRSLDPEKTLGLVDVLYTAVFDINRWKERKEQALPTIQMQLQRESPDYSGQADLPLGTSSKTSSGLPKTISKLTSKFTKKVSSSSNSGGSYSIPSTPSRSMLTTSSSEDKAKSLGHSDGRLQSILQMSSLSCTPDSTQQSQLPNGLVSEDQGMNLPTDQEMQDVIDFLSGFNMGKSQQASPLVKRRNSVASANPADLKPPSGPPPTSQSISHSALQPQAQTLPQPPPSVQKQQSQPQPPPPQQQQQQPPPQQPSPQALQYYQHLLQPISQQQPPPPQQTPPQVLSQQRVASKWLGTSGQQPQPQGPPAGLSPLGPIGQWGSPGLPDLSSDLYSLGLVSTYMDSVMSEMLGQKPQGPRNNTWPNRDQSEGVFGVLGDTLPFDPAVGSDPEFARYVAGVSQAMQQKRQVQHIRRPSNPRSNWPMPEEQHRTWSHPEYYSEGEAVNSSWSANQGDSASSSDETSSANGDSLFSMFSGPDLVAAVKQRRKHSCGEPEVCTLPSPPLHHMCDDNQDSKTKTWPPKAPWQHSTHTNTMPNPSSSLYQMNIPPSSQWSDSMQILQSPVWSTASECSPSPGISSGFPFTQQQQQQQQQQHKPMTKGFKSFPLKHEHRPSYLHQY from the exons ATGGACTACAAGCGTCGCTTTTTGCTCGGCGGGTCCAAGCAGAAAGTGCAACAGCACCAGCAGTACCAGATGCCTGAGCTGAGCCGGTCCTTGAGCGCCTCCCTGGCCTCCTCTTGCTCTGCCTCTTCGCCCATGGGCACCGGGGTTGGCATGCCCGGCAGCTGCCACCCACCTCCTTCCGGCACCACCACCACCGCAGTTGCAGACATCCAGCAAGGCATCTCCAAATATTTGGACGCCCTCAATGTGTTCTGCCGGGCCAGCGCCTTCCTCACAGACCTGTTCAGCAGTGTGTTCAGGAACTCTCACTATTCCAAAGCAGCTATGCAACTGAAGGACGTGCAGGAACACGTTATGGAGGCGGCCAGCAGGCTGACTGCAGCAATAAAGCCTGAAATCGCCAAGATGTTGATGGAGCTGAGTGCTGGGGCCGCCAACTTCAAAGACCAGAACGACTTCAGCCTGCAGGATGTTGAG GTGCTGGGTCGGTGCTTCCTCACGGTGATGCAGGTCCATTTCCAGTTTCTATCACAGGCTTTGCAGAAAGTCCAGCCCGTGGCCCAGTCCTGCCTGGCAGAGGCTCTTGCCCAGGCCCAGGAGCGTTGCACCAACGCCCGCTCCCAAAGCTCCGACCTCAGGCCCCTCACAGAGCTGGAGGAAGCCTCCCGCTCATGGAAAGGTGCAGCTCAG GCCATGGCGAGGCTGAGAGAGAGGGGCCGGGACGGCTGCCTGGCAGGCATCCAGGTTCAGCAGCTCTTCTGCTCCAACAACACCACCATCCCTGAGCACCAGCTGAAAGAGCTCAACATGAAGATTGACAATGCTTTACAG GCCTACAAAGCTGCACTAGAAAGCCTTGGCCATAGTGAGTACGCACTGAAGGCTGGCTTTCATCTTAACCCCAAAGCTGTAGAGGTGGCCTTACAG agcTGCTGCAGTGAGGCGGAGGCCCAGCAGGCGGGCAGGATGCAGACCACCTCCCAGCCAATCCAGTGCGAGCTGCCCACGATTCCTGTACAGATCGGCTCACATTTCCTCAAAGGAGTGTCCTTTAACGAGTCCGCGGCTGAAAACCTTAAACTGAAAACG CACACAATGCTGCAGCTCATAAAGGAGGCACTGGGCCAGAACGGAGTGACCCCCAGGGACGACTCTCCCGTCACCGAGGTCCTCAACCAAGTGTGCCCATCCAGTTGGAGAGGAGCCTGCAAGACAGCTGTCCAGCTGCTGTTTGCACAGGCTGGTCTG gtggtTGTTGATACAGCTCAGATTGAGAACAAGGAGGCCTATGCTCCCCAAATCACTCTTGAGGGTTCCAAAGTGGTGGTCCAGGTTCCCTCTACATG GTGTCTGAAGGAGGACCCAGCCACTATGTCCTTGCTCCAGCGGAGCTTGGATCCGGAGAAGACACTTGGTCTAGTAGACGTGCTCTACACAGCAGTGTTTGACATCAAcaggtggaaggagagaaa AGAGCAAGCCTTGCCCACTATTCAGATGCAGCTCCAGCGGGAGAGCCCAGACTATAGCGGCCAGGCAGACCTGCCTCTAGGCACCAGCTCCAAGACTTCCAGTGGATTGCCCAAAACGATATCCAAGCTGACTTCCAAGTTCACCAAGAAGGTCTCGTCCAGCTCAAATAGTGGGGGCAGTTACTCCATCCCTAGCACCCCGTCTCGCAGCATGCTAACAACCAGTAGCTCTGAGGATAAGGCCAAGAGCCTGGGTCACAGCGACGGGAGGCTACAGAGCATCTTGCAGATGAGCAGCCTGTCCTGCACCCCTGACTCTACCCAGCAAAGCCAGCTGCCCAACGGCTTGGTGTCCGAGGACCAGGGGATGAACCTGCCGACTGACCAAGAGATGCAGGATGTCATCGACTTTCTCTCAGGATTCAACATGGGAAAATCCCAGCAGGCTTCGCCCCTGGTCAAGAGGAGGAACTCCGTGGCATCTGCAAACCCCGCTGACCTGAAGCCCCCGAGTGGACCTCCGCCAACCTCCCAGTCTATCTCTCACAGTGCCCTACAGCCCCAAGCTCAGACCCTGCCCCAGCCTCCACCATCAGTGCAGAAGCAGCAGTCACAACCACAGCCACCTCCTccacagcaacagcagcagcagccccctCCTCAGCAGCCCTCCCCACAGGCCCTGCAGTACTACCAGCACCTCCTTCAGCCCATCAGTCAGCAGCAGCCACCTCCTCCTCAGCAGACCCCACCTCAGGTCCTTTCACAGCAAAGAGTGGCAAGCAAGTGGCTTGGCACCTCCGGGCAACAGCCTCAACCGCAAGGCCCCCCGGCAGGACTGTCACCCCTGGGTCCAATCGGGCAGTGGGGCTCTCCTGGACTGCCGGATCTGAGCTCGGATCTGTACAGTCTGGGCCTGGTCAGCACCTACAtggacagtgtcatgtcagaaATGTTGGGTCAGAAGCCGCAGGGGCCCCGCAACAACACTTGGCCCAACAGGGACCAGAGTGAAGGAGTGTTTGGAGTCCTGGGAGACACGCTGCCCTTCGACCCAGCAG TTGGCTCTGACCCGGAGTTTGCTCGTTACGTTGCTGGCGTCAGTCAGGCCATGCAACAGAAACGGCAGGTGCAGCACATCCGTCGCCCTAGCAACCCGCGCAGCAACTGGCCAATGCCCGAAGAGCAGCACAGGACCTGGTCCCACCCAGAGTACTACAGTGAGGG GGAGGCCGTAAACAGCAGCTGGTCAGCCAATCAGGGCGACTCGGCCAGCTCCAGCGACGAGACGTCTTCGGCCAACGGTGACAGTCTGTTCTCCATGTTTTCTGGGCCGGACCTCGTAGCGGCAGTTAAACAAAGGCG AAAACACAGCTGTGGTGAGCCGGAGGTGTGCACCCTGCCCTCACCACCACTCCATCACATGTGTGATGATAACCAG GACAGCAAAACTAAAACCTGGCCTCCCAAAGCGCCGTGGCAGCACtccacccacacaaacaccatGCCCAATCCCAGCTCTTCCTTGTACCAGATGAACATCCCCCCTTCCTCCCAGTGGAGCGACTCCATGCAGATCCTGCAGTCTCCTGTGTGGTCCACGGCCAGCGAGTGCTCCCCTTCCCCCGGCATCTCCTCTGGTTTTCCCTtcacccagcagcagcagcagcagcaacaacagcaacacaaacCCATGACCAAGGGCTTTAAATCTTTCCCCCTCAAACATGAGCACAGGCCCTCCTACCTTCACCAGTACTGA